The Equus caballus isolate H_3958 breed thoroughbred chromosome 13, TB-T2T, whole genome shotgun sequence genome includes a window with the following:
- the PRSS53 gene encoding serine protease 53 isoform X4: protein MKQSWGSGLLILGAVVLTEACGQRGPGPPEPQEGNTVAGEWPWQASVRRQGVHVCSGSLVAGTWVLTAAHCFEKAAMTELNSWSVVLGSLQREGLSPGAEEVGVTALQLPRAYNHYSQGSDLALLQLAHPVAHTPLCLPQPAHRFPFGTSCWATGWDQDTSDAPRTLRNLRLRLISRPTCNCLYNRLHQRLLASPARPGMLCGGAQPGVQGPCQGDSGGPVLCREPDGHWVQAGIISFASNCAQEDTPVLLTDMAAHSSWLQARAQGAAFLAQNPETLEISDEDSCVACGSLRRESPQAGAPSQWPWDARLIHQGKLACGGALISEEVVLTAAHCFIGRQTPEEWSVGLGSGPEEWGLKQLILHGAYTHPEGGYDVALLLLAQPVTLGPSLRPLCLPYTDHRLPDGERGWVLGLAQGAGTSSPQAVPVTLLGPRACSRLHTTLGSHGITILPGMVCTSVVGEPPHCEANQLAVDRWLWDAANTVRQFLHHCPLPSPSPPTHMILGTWGRPNSPGGSGKELAWTGSCPHSPPCRTGRCHLWKIPDTQLCCPMQASPAFRILHPLGYNHTSHEL, encoded by the exons ATGAAGCAGAGCTGGGGATCAGGGCTGCTCATTCTGGGAGCAGTGGTCCTCACAGAGG CGTGTGGGCAGCGCGGCCCTGGCCCCCCTGAGCCTCAGGAGGGCAACACGGTGGCTGGCGAGTGGCCGTGGCAGGCCAGTGTGAGGAGGCAGGGGGTCCACGTCTGCAGTGGGTCCCTCGTGGCAGGCACCTGGGTCCTCACTGCCGCCCACTGCTTTGAAAA GGCAGCAATGACAGAACTGAACTCCTGGTCAGTTGTCCTGGGTTCTCTGCAGCGTGAGGGGCTGAGCCCAGGGGCTGAAGAGGTGGGGGTGACTGCTCTGCAGTTGCCCAGGGCCTATAACCACTACAGCCAGGGCTCAGACCTGGCCCTGCTGCAGCTTGCCCACCCCGTGGCCCACACACCCCTCTGCTTGCCCCAACCTGCCCATCGCTTCCCCTTTGGGACCTCTTGCTGGGCCACTGGCTGGGATCAGGACACCAGTGATG CTCCCAGGACCCTACGGAATCTGCGCCTGCGTTTAATCAGCCGCCCCACGTGTAACTGTCTCTACAACCGGCTGCACCAGCGGCTGCTGGCCAGCCCAGCCCGGCCTGGGATGCTGTGTGGGGGTGCCCAGCCTGGGGTGCAGGGGCCCTGTCAG GGAGATTCTGGGGGCCCTGTGCTGTGCCGCGAGCCTGATGGACACTGGGTTCAGGCTGGGATCATCAGCTTCGCATCAAACTGTGCCCAGGAAGACACTCCTGTGTTGCTGACCGACATGGCTGCTCACAGCTCCTGGCTGCAGGCCCGAGCTCAAGGGGCAGCCTTCCTGGCCCAGAACCCAGAGACGCTAGAGATCAGTGATGAGGATAGCTGTGTAG CCTGTGGCTCCTTGAGGAGAGAAAGTCCCCAGGCAGGAGCTCCCTCCCAATGGCCCTGGGATGCCAGGCTGATTCACCAAGGGAAGCTGGCTTGTGGCGGAGCCCTGATATCAGAGGAGGTGGTGCTGACTGCTGCCCACTGCTTCATTGG GCGCCAGACCCCAGAGGAATGGAGTGTAGGGCTGGGGTCTGGACCAGAGGAGTGGGGCCTGAAGCAACTCATCCTGCATGGGGCTTATACCCACCCAGAGGGGGGCTATGATGTGGCCCTCCTGCTGCTGGCCCAGCCTGTGACACTGGGCCCCAGCCTGCGGCCCCTCTGCCTGCCCTACACTGACCACCGCCTGCCTGATGGGGAACGTGGCtgggtcctggggctggcccaaggagCAG GCACCAGCTCCCCTCAGGCAGTGCCTGTGACCCTCTTGGGGCCCAGGGCCTGCAGCCGGCTGCATACAACCCTTGGGAGCCATGGCATCACCATTCTGCCAGGGATGGTGTGTACCAGTGTGGTGGGTGAGCCGCCCCACTGTGAG GCCAACCAGCTGGCTGTTGACAGGTGGCTCTGGGATGCTGCAAACACAGTGAGGCAATTCCTGCATCACTGCCCCTTGCCCTCTCCCAGTCCCCCCACCCACATGATCCTAGGCACTTGGGGCAGGCCCAACAGCCCAGGGGGCTCTGGGAAGGAGCTTGCCTGGACCGGCAgctgcccccactccccaccctgcaGGACAGGGAGATGTCACCTGTGGAAGATCCCCGACACCCAGCTCTGCTGTCCAATGCAGGCATCCCCAGCTTTCCGTATTCTTCATCCCCTCGGATACAATCACACCAGCCATGAactttga
- the PRSS53 gene encoding serine protease 53 isoform X6, producing MKQSWGSGLLILGAVVLTEACGQRGPGPPEPQEGNTVAGEWPWQASVRRQGVHVCSGSLVAGTWVLTAAHCFEKAAMTELNSWSVVLGSLQREGLSPGAEEVGVTALQLPRAYNHYSQGSDLALLQLAHPVAHTPLCLPQPAHRFPFGTSCWATGWDQDTSDAPRTLRNLRLRLISRPTCNCLYNRLHQRLLASPARPGMLCGGAQPGVQGPCQGDSGGPVLCREPDGHWVQAGIISFASNCAQEDTPVLLTDMAAHSSWLQARAQGAAFLAQNPETLEISDEDSCVACGSLRRESPQAGAPSQWPWDARLIHQGKLACGGALISEEVVLTAAHCFIGRQTPEEWSVGLGSGPEEWGLKQLILHGAYTHPEGGYDVALLLLAQPVTLGPSLRPLCLPYTDHRLPDGERGWVLGLAQGAGTSSPQAVPVTLLGPRACSRLHTTLGSHGITILPGMVCTSVVGEPPHCEGLSGAPLVHEVRGTWFLAGLHSFGDACQGPARPAVFTALPAYEKWVSSLDWQVYFAEEPEPEADTGSCLANRSQPAGC from the exons ATGAAGCAGAGCTGGGGATCAGGGCTGCTCATTCTGGGAGCAGTGGTCCTCACAGAGG CGTGTGGGCAGCGCGGCCCTGGCCCCCCTGAGCCTCAGGAGGGCAACACGGTGGCTGGCGAGTGGCCGTGGCAGGCCAGTGTGAGGAGGCAGGGGGTCCACGTCTGCAGTGGGTCCCTCGTGGCAGGCACCTGGGTCCTCACTGCCGCCCACTGCTTTGAAAA GGCAGCAATGACAGAACTGAACTCCTGGTCAGTTGTCCTGGGTTCTCTGCAGCGTGAGGGGCTGAGCCCAGGGGCTGAAGAGGTGGGGGTGACTGCTCTGCAGTTGCCCAGGGCCTATAACCACTACAGCCAGGGCTCAGACCTGGCCCTGCTGCAGCTTGCCCACCCCGTGGCCCACACACCCCTCTGCTTGCCCCAACCTGCCCATCGCTTCCCCTTTGGGACCTCTTGCTGGGCCACTGGCTGGGATCAGGACACCAGTGATG CTCCCAGGACCCTACGGAATCTGCGCCTGCGTTTAATCAGCCGCCCCACGTGTAACTGTCTCTACAACCGGCTGCACCAGCGGCTGCTGGCCAGCCCAGCCCGGCCTGGGATGCTGTGTGGGGGTGCCCAGCCTGGGGTGCAGGGGCCCTGTCAG GGAGATTCTGGGGGCCCTGTGCTGTGCCGCGAGCCTGATGGACACTGGGTTCAGGCTGGGATCATCAGCTTCGCATCAAACTGTGCCCAGGAAGACACTCCTGTGTTGCTGACCGACATGGCTGCTCACAGCTCCTGGCTGCAGGCCCGAGCTCAAGGGGCAGCCTTCCTGGCCCAGAACCCAGAGACGCTAGAGATCAGTGATGAGGATAGCTGTGTAG CCTGTGGCTCCTTGAGGAGAGAAAGTCCCCAGGCAGGAGCTCCCTCCCAATGGCCCTGGGATGCCAGGCTGATTCACCAAGGGAAGCTGGCTTGTGGCGGAGCCCTGATATCAGAGGAGGTGGTGCTGACTGCTGCCCACTGCTTCATTGG GCGCCAGACCCCAGAGGAATGGAGTGTAGGGCTGGGGTCTGGACCAGAGGAGTGGGGCCTGAAGCAACTCATCCTGCATGGGGCTTATACCCACCCAGAGGGGGGCTATGATGTGGCCCTCCTGCTGCTGGCCCAGCCTGTGACACTGGGCCCCAGCCTGCGGCCCCTCTGCCTGCCCTACACTGACCACCGCCTGCCTGATGGGGAACGTGGCtgggtcctggggctggcccaaggagCAG GCACCAGCTCCCCTCAGGCAGTGCCTGTGACCCTCTTGGGGCCCAGGGCCTGCAGCCGGCTGCATACAACCCTTGGGAGCCATGGCATCACCATTCTGCCAGGGATGGTGTGTACCAGTGTGGTGGGTGAGCCGCCCCACTGTGAG GGCCTATCTGGGGCACCACTGGTGCATGAGGTGAGGGGCACATGGTTCCTGGCTGGGCTACACAGCTTTGGAGATGCCTGTCAAGGCCCTGCAAGGCCTGCGGTCTTCACGGCGCTCCCCGCCTATGAGAAGTGGGTCAGCAGTTTGGACTGGCAGGTCTACTTCGCTGAGGAGCCGGAGCCAGAGGCTGACACTGGAAGCTGCCTGGCCAACAGGA GCCAACCAGCTGGCTGTTGA
- the PRSS53 gene encoding serine protease 53 isoform X5 has translation MKQSWGSGLLILGAVVLTEACGQRGPGPPEPQEGNTVAGEWPWQASVRRQGVHVCSGSLVAGTWVLTAAHCFEKAAMTELNSWSVVLGSLQREGLSPGAEEVGVTALQLPRAYNHYSQGSDLALLQLAHPVAHTPLCLPQPAHRFPFGTSCWATGWDQDTSDAPRTLRNLRLRLISRPTCNCLYNRLHQRLLASPARPGMLCGGAQPGVQGPCQGDSGGPVLCREPDGHWVQAGIISFASNCAQEDTPVLLTDMAAHSSWLQARAQGAAFLAQNPETLEISDEDSCVACGSLRRESPQAGAPSQWPWDARLIHQGKLACGGALISEEVVLTAAHCFIGRQTPEEWSVGLGSGPEEWGLKQLILHGAYTHPEGGYDVALLLLAQPVTLGPSLRPLCLPYTDHRLPDGERGWVLGLAQGAGTSSPQAVPVTLLGPRACSRLHTTLGSHGITILPGMVCTSVVGEPPHCEGLSGAPLVHEVRGTWFLAGLHSFGDACQGPARPAVFTALPAYEKWVSSLDWQVYFAEEPEPEADTGSCLANRSMWPWDLPANTSLSRPLLSQSRKRPVLTHL, from the exons ATGAAGCAGAGCTGGGGATCAGGGCTGCTCATTCTGGGAGCAGTGGTCCTCACAGAGG CGTGTGGGCAGCGCGGCCCTGGCCCCCCTGAGCCTCAGGAGGGCAACACGGTGGCTGGCGAGTGGCCGTGGCAGGCCAGTGTGAGGAGGCAGGGGGTCCACGTCTGCAGTGGGTCCCTCGTGGCAGGCACCTGGGTCCTCACTGCCGCCCACTGCTTTGAAAA GGCAGCAATGACAGAACTGAACTCCTGGTCAGTTGTCCTGGGTTCTCTGCAGCGTGAGGGGCTGAGCCCAGGGGCTGAAGAGGTGGGGGTGACTGCTCTGCAGTTGCCCAGGGCCTATAACCACTACAGCCAGGGCTCAGACCTGGCCCTGCTGCAGCTTGCCCACCCCGTGGCCCACACACCCCTCTGCTTGCCCCAACCTGCCCATCGCTTCCCCTTTGGGACCTCTTGCTGGGCCACTGGCTGGGATCAGGACACCAGTGATG CTCCCAGGACCCTACGGAATCTGCGCCTGCGTTTAATCAGCCGCCCCACGTGTAACTGTCTCTACAACCGGCTGCACCAGCGGCTGCTGGCCAGCCCAGCCCGGCCTGGGATGCTGTGTGGGGGTGCCCAGCCTGGGGTGCAGGGGCCCTGTCAG GGAGATTCTGGGGGCCCTGTGCTGTGCCGCGAGCCTGATGGACACTGGGTTCAGGCTGGGATCATCAGCTTCGCATCAAACTGTGCCCAGGAAGACACTCCTGTGTTGCTGACCGACATGGCTGCTCACAGCTCCTGGCTGCAGGCCCGAGCTCAAGGGGCAGCCTTCCTGGCCCAGAACCCAGAGACGCTAGAGATCAGTGATGAGGATAGCTGTGTAG CCTGTGGCTCCTTGAGGAGAGAAAGTCCCCAGGCAGGAGCTCCCTCCCAATGGCCCTGGGATGCCAGGCTGATTCACCAAGGGAAGCTGGCTTGTGGCGGAGCCCTGATATCAGAGGAGGTGGTGCTGACTGCTGCCCACTGCTTCATTGG GCGCCAGACCCCAGAGGAATGGAGTGTAGGGCTGGGGTCTGGACCAGAGGAGTGGGGCCTGAAGCAACTCATCCTGCATGGGGCTTATACCCACCCAGAGGGGGGCTATGATGTGGCCCTCCTGCTGCTGGCCCAGCCTGTGACACTGGGCCCCAGCCTGCGGCCCCTCTGCCTGCCCTACACTGACCACCGCCTGCCTGATGGGGAACGTGGCtgggtcctggggctggcccaaggagCAG GCACCAGCTCCCCTCAGGCAGTGCCTGTGACCCTCTTGGGGCCCAGGGCCTGCAGCCGGCTGCATACAACCCTTGGGAGCCATGGCATCACCATTCTGCCAGGGATGGTGTGTACCAGTGTGGTGGGTGAGCCGCCCCACTGTGAG GGCCTATCTGGGGCACCACTGGTGCATGAGGTGAGGGGCACATGGTTCCTGGCTGGGCTACACAGCTTTGGAGATGCCTGTCAAGGCCCTGCAAGGCCTGCGGTCTTCACGGCGCTCCCCGCCTATGAGAAGTGGGTCAGCAGTTTGGACTGGCAGGTCTACTTCGCTGAGGAGCCGGAGCCAGAGGCTGACACTGGAAGCTGCCTGGCCAACAGGAGTATGTGGCCCTGGGACCTCCCTGCCAACACTTCCCTCTCCAGACCCCTTCTCTCTCAATCTAGGAAAAGACCTGTTCTGACCCACCTGTAG
- the PRSS53 gene encoding serine protease 53 isoform X2 has translation MKQSWGSGLLILGAVVLTEACGQRGPGPPEPQEGNTVAGEWPWQASVRRQGVHVCSGSLVAGTWVLTAAHCFEKAAMTELNSWSVVLGSLQREGLSPGAEEVGVTALQLPRAYNHYSQGSDLALLQLAHPVAHTPLCLPQPAHRFPFGTSCWATGWDQDTSDAPRTLRNLRLRLISRPTCNCLYNRLHQRLLASPARPGMLCGGAQPGVQGPCQGDSGGPVLCREPDGHWVQAGIISFASNCAQEDTPVLLTDMAAHSSWLQARAQGAAFLAQNPETLEISDEDSCVACGSLRRESPQAGAPSQWPWDARLIHQGKLACGGALISEEVVLTAAHCFIGRQTPEEWSVGLGSGPEEWGLKQLILHGAYTHPEGGYDVALLLLAQPVTLGPSLRPLCLPYTDHRLPDGERGWVLGLAQGAGMSDRTTSSCPSSLEAAGAAGSFPFPTGTSSPQAVPVTLLGPRACSRLHTTLGSHGITILPGMVCTSVVGEPPHCEGLSGAPLVHEVRGTWFLAGLHSFGDACQGPARPAVFTALPAYEKWVSSLDWQVYFAEEPEPEADTGSCLANRSMWPWDLPANTSLSRPLLSQSRKRPVLTHL, from the exons ATGAAGCAGAGCTGGGGATCAGGGCTGCTCATTCTGGGAGCAGTGGTCCTCACAGAGG CGTGTGGGCAGCGCGGCCCTGGCCCCCCTGAGCCTCAGGAGGGCAACACGGTGGCTGGCGAGTGGCCGTGGCAGGCCAGTGTGAGGAGGCAGGGGGTCCACGTCTGCAGTGGGTCCCTCGTGGCAGGCACCTGGGTCCTCACTGCCGCCCACTGCTTTGAAAA GGCAGCAATGACAGAACTGAACTCCTGGTCAGTTGTCCTGGGTTCTCTGCAGCGTGAGGGGCTGAGCCCAGGGGCTGAAGAGGTGGGGGTGACTGCTCTGCAGTTGCCCAGGGCCTATAACCACTACAGCCAGGGCTCAGACCTGGCCCTGCTGCAGCTTGCCCACCCCGTGGCCCACACACCCCTCTGCTTGCCCCAACCTGCCCATCGCTTCCCCTTTGGGACCTCTTGCTGGGCCACTGGCTGGGATCAGGACACCAGTGATG CTCCCAGGACCCTACGGAATCTGCGCCTGCGTTTAATCAGCCGCCCCACGTGTAACTGTCTCTACAACCGGCTGCACCAGCGGCTGCTGGCCAGCCCAGCCCGGCCTGGGATGCTGTGTGGGGGTGCCCAGCCTGGGGTGCAGGGGCCCTGTCAG GGAGATTCTGGGGGCCCTGTGCTGTGCCGCGAGCCTGATGGACACTGGGTTCAGGCTGGGATCATCAGCTTCGCATCAAACTGTGCCCAGGAAGACACTCCTGTGTTGCTGACCGACATGGCTGCTCACAGCTCCTGGCTGCAGGCCCGAGCTCAAGGGGCAGCCTTCCTGGCCCAGAACCCAGAGACGCTAGAGATCAGTGATGAGGATAGCTGTGTAG CCTGTGGCTCCTTGAGGAGAGAAAGTCCCCAGGCAGGAGCTCCCTCCCAATGGCCCTGGGATGCCAGGCTGATTCACCAAGGGAAGCTGGCTTGTGGCGGAGCCCTGATATCAGAGGAGGTGGTGCTGACTGCTGCCCACTGCTTCATTGG GCGCCAGACCCCAGAGGAATGGAGTGTAGGGCTGGGGTCTGGACCAGAGGAGTGGGGCCTGAAGCAACTCATCCTGCATGGGGCTTATACCCACCCAGAGGGGGGCTATGATGTGGCCCTCCTGCTGCTGGCCCAGCCTGTGACACTGGGCCCCAGCCTGCGGCCCCTCTGCCTGCCCTACACTGACCACCGCCTGCCTGATGGGGAACGTGGCtgggtcctggggctggcccaaggagCAGGTATGTCAGACAGGACCACCAGCAGCTGTCCATCTAGCCTAGAGGCCGCTGGGGCAGCTGGGTCTTTTCCTTTCCCTACAGGCACCAGCTCCCCTCAGGCAGTGCCTGTGACCCTCTTGGGGCCCAGGGCCTGCAGCCGGCTGCATACAACCCTTGGGAGCCATGGCATCACCATTCTGCCAGGGATGGTGTGTACCAGTGTGGTGGGTGAGCCGCCCCACTGTGAG GGCCTATCTGGGGCACCACTGGTGCATGAGGTGAGGGGCACATGGTTCCTGGCTGGGCTACACAGCTTTGGAGATGCCTGTCAAGGCCCTGCAAGGCCTGCGGTCTTCACGGCGCTCCCCGCCTATGAGAAGTGGGTCAGCAGTTTGGACTGGCAGGTCTACTTCGCTGAGGAGCCGGAGCCAGAGGCTGACACTGGAAGCTGCCTGGCCAACAGGAGTATGTGGCCCTGGGACCTCCCTGCCAACACTTCCCTCTCCAGACCCCTTCTCTCTCAATCTAGGAAAAGACCTGTTCTGACCCACCTGTAG
- the PRSS53 gene encoding serine protease 53 isoform X1: MKQSWGSGLLILGAVVLTEACGQRGPGPPEPQEGNTVAGEWPWQASVRRQGVHVCSGSLVAGTWVLTAAHCFEKAAMTELNSWSVVLGSLQREGLSPGAEEVGVTALQLPRAYNHYSQGSDLALLQLAHPVAHTPLCLPQPAHRFPFGTSCWATGWDQDTSDAPRTLRNLRLRLISRPTCNCLYNRLHQRLLASPARPGMLCGGAQPGVQGPCQGDSGGPVLCREPDGHWVQAGIISFASNCAQEDTPVLLTDMAAHSSWLQARAQGAAFLAQNPETLEISDEDSCVACGSLRRESPQAGAPSQWPWDARLIHQGKLACGGALISEEVVLTAAHCFIGRQTPEEWSVGLGSGPEEWGLKQLILHGAYTHPEGGYDVALLLLAQPVTLGPSLRPLCLPYTDHRLPDGERGWVLGLAQGAGMSDRTTSSCPSSLEAAGAAGSFPFPTGTSSPQAVPVTLLGPRACSRLHTTLGSHGITILPGMVCTSVVGEPPHCEANQLAVDRWLWDAANTVRQFLHHCPLPSPSPPTHMILGTWGRPNSPGGSGKELAWTGSCPHSPPCRTGRCHLWKIPDTQLCCPMQASPAFRILHPLGYNHTSHEL, translated from the exons ATGAAGCAGAGCTGGGGATCAGGGCTGCTCATTCTGGGAGCAGTGGTCCTCACAGAGG CGTGTGGGCAGCGCGGCCCTGGCCCCCCTGAGCCTCAGGAGGGCAACACGGTGGCTGGCGAGTGGCCGTGGCAGGCCAGTGTGAGGAGGCAGGGGGTCCACGTCTGCAGTGGGTCCCTCGTGGCAGGCACCTGGGTCCTCACTGCCGCCCACTGCTTTGAAAA GGCAGCAATGACAGAACTGAACTCCTGGTCAGTTGTCCTGGGTTCTCTGCAGCGTGAGGGGCTGAGCCCAGGGGCTGAAGAGGTGGGGGTGACTGCTCTGCAGTTGCCCAGGGCCTATAACCACTACAGCCAGGGCTCAGACCTGGCCCTGCTGCAGCTTGCCCACCCCGTGGCCCACACACCCCTCTGCTTGCCCCAACCTGCCCATCGCTTCCCCTTTGGGACCTCTTGCTGGGCCACTGGCTGGGATCAGGACACCAGTGATG CTCCCAGGACCCTACGGAATCTGCGCCTGCGTTTAATCAGCCGCCCCACGTGTAACTGTCTCTACAACCGGCTGCACCAGCGGCTGCTGGCCAGCCCAGCCCGGCCTGGGATGCTGTGTGGGGGTGCCCAGCCTGGGGTGCAGGGGCCCTGTCAG GGAGATTCTGGGGGCCCTGTGCTGTGCCGCGAGCCTGATGGACACTGGGTTCAGGCTGGGATCATCAGCTTCGCATCAAACTGTGCCCAGGAAGACACTCCTGTGTTGCTGACCGACATGGCTGCTCACAGCTCCTGGCTGCAGGCCCGAGCTCAAGGGGCAGCCTTCCTGGCCCAGAACCCAGAGACGCTAGAGATCAGTGATGAGGATAGCTGTGTAG CCTGTGGCTCCTTGAGGAGAGAAAGTCCCCAGGCAGGAGCTCCCTCCCAATGGCCCTGGGATGCCAGGCTGATTCACCAAGGGAAGCTGGCTTGTGGCGGAGCCCTGATATCAGAGGAGGTGGTGCTGACTGCTGCCCACTGCTTCATTGG GCGCCAGACCCCAGAGGAATGGAGTGTAGGGCTGGGGTCTGGACCAGAGGAGTGGGGCCTGAAGCAACTCATCCTGCATGGGGCTTATACCCACCCAGAGGGGGGCTATGATGTGGCCCTCCTGCTGCTGGCCCAGCCTGTGACACTGGGCCCCAGCCTGCGGCCCCTCTGCCTGCCCTACACTGACCACCGCCTGCCTGATGGGGAACGTGGCtgggtcctggggctggcccaaggagCAGGTATGTCAGACAGGACCACCAGCAGCTGTCCATCTAGCCTAGAGGCCGCTGGGGCAGCTGGGTCTTTTCCTTTCCCTACAGGCACCAGCTCCCCTCAGGCAGTGCCTGTGACCCTCTTGGGGCCCAGGGCCTGCAGCCGGCTGCATACAACCCTTGGGAGCCATGGCATCACCATTCTGCCAGGGATGGTGTGTACCAGTGTGGTGGGTGAGCCGCCCCACTGTGAG GCCAACCAGCTGGCTGTTGACAGGTGGCTCTGGGATGCTGCAAACACAGTGAGGCAATTCCTGCATCACTGCCCCTTGCCCTCTCCCAGTCCCCCCACCCACATGATCCTAGGCACTTGGGGCAGGCCCAACAGCCCAGGGGGCTCTGGGAAGGAGCTTGCCTGGACCGGCAgctgcccccactccccaccctgcaGGACAGGGAGATGTCACCTGTGGAAGATCCCCGACACCCAGCTCTGCTGTCCAATGCAGGCATCCCCAGCTTTCCGTATTCTTCATCCCCTCGGATACAATCACACCAGCCATGAactttga
- the PRSS53 gene encoding serine protease 53 isoform X3 encodes MKQSWGSGLLILGAVVLTEACGQRGPGPPEPQEGNTVAGEWPWQASVRRQGVHVCSGSLVAGTWVLTAAHCFEKAAMTELNSWSVVLGSLQREGLSPGAEEVGVTALQLPRAYNHYSQGSDLALLQLAHPVAHTPLCLPQPAHRFPFGTSCWATGWDQDTSDAPRTLRNLRLRLISRPTCNCLYNRLHQRLLASPARPGMLCGGAQPGVQGPCQGDSGGPVLCREPDGHWVQAGIISFASNCAQEDTPVLLTDMAAHSSWLQARAQGAAFLAQNPETLEISDEDSCVACGSLRRESPQAGAPSQWPWDARLIHQGKLACGGALISEEVVLTAAHCFIGRQTPEEWSVGLGSGPEEWGLKQLILHGAYTHPEGGYDVALLLLAQPVTLGPSLRPLCLPYTDHRLPDGERGWVLGLAQGAGMSDRTTSSCPSSLEAAGAAGSFPFPTGTSSPQAVPVTLLGPRACSRLHTTLGSHGITILPGMVCTSVVGEPPHCEGLSGAPLVHEVRGTWFLAGLHSFGDACQGPARPAVFTALPAYEKWVSSLDWQVYFAEEPEPEADTGSCLANRSQPAGC; translated from the exons ATGAAGCAGAGCTGGGGATCAGGGCTGCTCATTCTGGGAGCAGTGGTCCTCACAGAGG CGTGTGGGCAGCGCGGCCCTGGCCCCCCTGAGCCTCAGGAGGGCAACACGGTGGCTGGCGAGTGGCCGTGGCAGGCCAGTGTGAGGAGGCAGGGGGTCCACGTCTGCAGTGGGTCCCTCGTGGCAGGCACCTGGGTCCTCACTGCCGCCCACTGCTTTGAAAA GGCAGCAATGACAGAACTGAACTCCTGGTCAGTTGTCCTGGGTTCTCTGCAGCGTGAGGGGCTGAGCCCAGGGGCTGAAGAGGTGGGGGTGACTGCTCTGCAGTTGCCCAGGGCCTATAACCACTACAGCCAGGGCTCAGACCTGGCCCTGCTGCAGCTTGCCCACCCCGTGGCCCACACACCCCTCTGCTTGCCCCAACCTGCCCATCGCTTCCCCTTTGGGACCTCTTGCTGGGCCACTGGCTGGGATCAGGACACCAGTGATG CTCCCAGGACCCTACGGAATCTGCGCCTGCGTTTAATCAGCCGCCCCACGTGTAACTGTCTCTACAACCGGCTGCACCAGCGGCTGCTGGCCAGCCCAGCCCGGCCTGGGATGCTGTGTGGGGGTGCCCAGCCTGGGGTGCAGGGGCCCTGTCAG GGAGATTCTGGGGGCCCTGTGCTGTGCCGCGAGCCTGATGGACACTGGGTTCAGGCTGGGATCATCAGCTTCGCATCAAACTGTGCCCAGGAAGACACTCCTGTGTTGCTGACCGACATGGCTGCTCACAGCTCCTGGCTGCAGGCCCGAGCTCAAGGGGCAGCCTTCCTGGCCCAGAACCCAGAGACGCTAGAGATCAGTGATGAGGATAGCTGTGTAG CCTGTGGCTCCTTGAGGAGAGAAAGTCCCCAGGCAGGAGCTCCCTCCCAATGGCCCTGGGATGCCAGGCTGATTCACCAAGGGAAGCTGGCTTGTGGCGGAGCCCTGATATCAGAGGAGGTGGTGCTGACTGCTGCCCACTGCTTCATTGG GCGCCAGACCCCAGAGGAATGGAGTGTAGGGCTGGGGTCTGGACCAGAGGAGTGGGGCCTGAAGCAACTCATCCTGCATGGGGCTTATACCCACCCAGAGGGGGGCTATGATGTGGCCCTCCTGCTGCTGGCCCAGCCTGTGACACTGGGCCCCAGCCTGCGGCCCCTCTGCCTGCCCTACACTGACCACCGCCTGCCTGATGGGGAACGTGGCtgggtcctggggctggcccaaggagCAGGTATGTCAGACAGGACCACCAGCAGCTGTCCATCTAGCCTAGAGGCCGCTGGGGCAGCTGGGTCTTTTCCTTTCCCTACAGGCACCAGCTCCCCTCAGGCAGTGCCTGTGACCCTCTTGGGGCCCAGGGCCTGCAGCCGGCTGCATACAACCCTTGGGAGCCATGGCATCACCATTCTGCCAGGGATGGTGTGTACCAGTGTGGTGGGTGAGCCGCCCCACTGTGAG GGCCTATCTGGGGCACCACTGGTGCATGAGGTGAGGGGCACATGGTTCCTGGCTGGGCTACACAGCTTTGGAGATGCCTGTCAAGGCCCTGCAAGGCCTGCGGTCTTCACGGCGCTCCCCGCCTATGAGAAGTGGGTCAGCAGTTTGGACTGGCAGGTCTACTTCGCTGAGGAGCCGGAGCCAGAGGCTGACACTGGAAGCTGCCTGGCCAACAGGA GCCAACCAGCTGGCTGTTGA